From one Caldichromatium japonicum genomic stretch:
- a CDS encoding methyltransferase family protein, translating to MSMLKILKGEHGEYLVVLQFVLFFVFVLTPAWNPLATPAVLSILLIPRWLLLGLCWLIAILFSGLGVLHIRDYLTPLPYPVEHNRLVKQGAYAWVRHPLYSSLIFAGLGWICFTLSLSHLLILIIGFILLDYKASKEEHWLTERHPEYADYARRVRKFIPWIY from the coding sequence ATGTCGATGCTGAAAATATTGAAGGGCGAACACGGCGAATATCTGGTCGTATTACAGTTTGTGCTGTTCTTTGTCTTCGTCTTGACGCCGGCATGGAATCCGCTGGCAACGCCAGCGGTGCTGTCTATCCTTTTGATCCCCCGCTGGCTTCTGCTGGGACTCTGCTGGCTGATAGCTATTTTATTCAGTGGCCTTGGGGTCCTGCATATCCGAGACTATCTTACCCCCCTGCCCTATCCCGTCGAACACAACCGACTCGTCAAACAGGGTGCCTACGCCTGGGTACGCCATCCACTTTATAGCAGTCTCATATTTGCGGGATTGGGTTGGATATGCTTTACCCTAAGCCTTAGCCATCTTTTGATTTTAATCATTGGATTTATCCTGCTGGATTATAAAGCCAGCAAGGAAGAACATTGGCTCACCGAGCGCCATCCCGAATACGCCGACTATGCGCGCCGGGTGCGTAAATTCATCCCGTGGATCTATTGA
- a CDS encoding Hsp20 family protein has product MTTIDFSPLFRSMIGFDRLANALEMAYRSEPGGYPPYNVELLDENRYRITLAVAGFTESDLNIEVKDNLLTISGQRQTTESEGNFLYRGIANRAFERKFQLADYVKVVEARLANGLLHIDLVREVPEAMKPRRIEIKAGGAASPVIEHVPAEEQPKAA; this is encoded by the coding sequence ATGACGACCATCGACTTTTCACCCCTGTTTCGCTCGATGATCGGCTTTGATCGGCTGGCCAATGCGCTGGAGATGGCCTATCGCAGCGAGCCAGGCGGCTATCCGCCCTACAATGTCGAGCTCTTGGACGAAAACCGCTATCGCATCACCCTGGCGGTCGCGGGCTTTACTGAATCTGACCTGAACATCGAGGTCAAAGACAATCTGCTCACGATCTCGGGTCAGCGGCAGACGACCGAAAGCGAGGGTAACTTCCTCTATCGCGGGATTGCGAACCGGGCATTCGAGCGCAAGTTCCAGCTTGCTGACTATGTGAAGGTCGTTGAGGCGCGTCTAGCGAACGGCCTGCTGCATATCGACCTGGTGCGCGAGGTGCCGGAGGCGATGAAACCGCGGCGCATTGAGATCAAGGCGGGAGGGGCGGCAAGCCCTGTCATTGAGCATGTGCCGGCTGAGGAACAGCCCAAGGCGGCCTAA
- the lpxB gene encoding lipid-A-disaccharide synthase encodes MGQPVETPLVIGLVANEPSGDQLGAMLIRAIRALRPDVRCIGIAGSRMQAAGCQTLFDMEHLSVMGLTEVLGHLPELLRLRRQIAEYFAAHPPAVFIGIDAPDFNLGLETWLRARGIKTVHLVSPTVWAWRAGRINKIRQAADRLLCLFPFEEDFLRQHGVPAFYVGHPLADVIPLEVEQTQARAELGLPPDTPVIALLPGSRLSELSRLAQPFIETARLCLASRPELRFVVPLVNARLRDYFAAELQRLDPRLPVTLLDGQSHTAIAAADAVLTASGTATLETLLLKRPMVVAYRLHPLSYYLVKWLRLIKIPYVAMANLLVGKALAPEFLQEDCRPERMAPALLAYLDHPEQVGAIQAEYRRVHERLRCDAAATAAQRILELVGT; translated from the coding sequence ATGGGCCAGCCGGTCGAAACACCGCTTGTCATCGGTCTGGTGGCCAATGAGCCCTCGGGCGACCAGCTCGGCGCTATGCTGATCCGCGCCATCCGCGCCCTACGCCCCGATGTCCGCTGTATCGGTATTGCCGGCTCCAGGATGCAGGCGGCGGGCTGCCAGACCCTATTCGACATGGAGCATCTATCGGTGATGGGTCTGACCGAGGTCTTGGGTCACTTGCCAGAGCTCTTGCGGCTGCGCCGGCAGATTGCGGAGTATTTCGCTGCCCATCCGCCAGCGGTCTTCATCGGGATCGATGCGCCGGATTTTAATCTCGGGCTTGAGACGTGGCTGCGCGCCCGCGGCATCAAGACGGTACATCTAGTCAGCCCCACCGTCTGGGCCTGGCGAGCTGGTCGGATCAACAAGATCCGCCAGGCGGCCGATCGGCTGCTCTGCCTGTTTCCCTTTGAAGAGGATTTCTTGCGCCAACATGGTGTGCCAGCGTTCTATGTCGGCCACCCCTTGGCTGATGTGATCCCCCTCGAGGTCGAGCAAACCCAGGCCCGCGCAGAGCTGGGGCTGCCGCCCGATACACCGGTCATCGCTTTATTGCCTGGCAGTCGTCTCAGCGAGTTGAGCCGCCTGGCGCAGCCCTTCATTGAGACCGCGCGGTTGTGCCTTGCTAGCCGCCCTGAACTGCGGTTCGTCGTCCCTCTGGTCAATGCCCGATTGCGCGATTATTTTGCAGCCGAGCTTCAGCGCCTCGATCCACGACTACCGGTGACCCTTCTCGATGGCCAAAGCCATACCGCGATCGCCGCCGCCGATGCCGTGCTCACCGCCTCAGGGACCGCGACCCTGGAGACCCTCTTGCTCAAACGCCCGATGGTGGTGGCCTATCGCCTGCATCCCCTCTCCTACTATCTGGTCAAATGGCTGCGGCTGATCAAGATCCCCTATGTGGCCATGGCCAATCTGCTGGTCGGCAAAGCCTTGGCACCTGAGTTTCTCCAGGAGGATTGTCGGCCCGAGCGAATGGCCCCTGCCCTGCTCGCCTATCTGGATCACCCTGAACAGGTTGGCGCGATCCAAGCCGAATATCGACGGGTCCACGAGAGGCTCAGGTGCGATGCCGCAGCGACAGCGGCGCAGCGCATCCTAGAACTGGTTGGGACATGA
- the rnhB gene encoding ribonuclease HII has protein sequence MNLGVHPPDTGLQGLTAGVDEAGRGPLAGPVCAAAVILNPRHPIAGIADSKTLSAVRREQLAALIRDQALAWSIAWASVEEIDRLNILRASLLAMQRAVAGLKLSPTQVLIDGNHCPALPLPVEAVVGGDRLVPAISAASILAKVARDRFMVELDAQCPGYGFAKHKGYPTAEHRAAIERLGPSPYHRLSFRLHVKTDQ, from the coding sequence ATGAATCTCGGGGTCCATCCCCCAGACACCGGACTCCAGGGCCTGACTGCTGGGGTCGATGAGGCCGGACGCGGGCCCTTGGCGGGGCCGGTCTGCGCCGCGGCTGTAATCCTTAACCCCCGGCATCCCATCGCAGGGATCGCCGATTCCAAGACACTCAGCGCCGTTCGCCGCGAGCAGCTTGCCGCTTTGATACGAGACCAGGCCCTTGCCTGGTCGATCGCCTGGGCCAGCGTCGAAGAGATCGATCGCCTCAATATACTCCGGGCCAGCCTACTCGCCATGCAGCGGGCGGTGGCCGGCCTTAAGCTGAGCCCAACACAGGTCCTGATCGACGGCAACCACTGCCCTGCCCTGCCTCTGCCTGTCGAGGCGGTTGTGGGCGGCGATCGGTTGGTCCCAGCGATCAGCGCGGCCTCCATCCTTGCCAAGGTCGCGCGGGATCGATTCATGGTCGAGCTCGATGCTCAATGCCCTGGTTACGGTTTTGCCAAGCATAAAGGCTATCCTACGGCCGAACATCGGGCGGCGATCGAACGTCTGGGTCCCAGCCCTTATCACCGCCTCAGCTTTCGCCTGCACGTAAAAACCGACCAATAA
- the nspC gene encoding carboxynorspermidine decarboxylase: MTELITPYYLIDETRLKCNLEIIQEVRERSGAKSVLALKCFSTWCVFPLMRRYMDGTTSSSLFEARLGYEQFGGEVHAYSVGFAHADILAVREFADKIIFNSVSQLKRFYPEVAGLNLGLRVNPRISYSRYDLADPARRYSRLGVIDKQAIVEVLPWIRGIMFHFNCENDDVENFCAALATIGQEYGDLLHHLEWVSLGGGISFTHEGYPLEPLCAALKSFNQRFGVQVYLEPGEAAVTQSTELVTTVLDVVHNEIDIAIIDASLEAHLLDHLIYRTTPKLASPGPGPYRIMVAGRTCLAGDVFGDFMLERPLEVGDEVRIADAAAYSMVKMNWFNGVAMPAIAVRRLDGRIELIRSFGYDDFKRSLS; this comes from the coding sequence ATGACCGAGCTCATCACGCCCTATTACTTGATCGACGAAACCCGCCTCAAATGCAATCTCGAGATCATCCAAGAGGTGCGCGAGCGCTCGGGGGCCAAGTCGGTGCTGGCGCTCAAATGCTTCTCGACCTGGTGCGTGTTTCCCCTGATGCGCAGGTATATGGACGGGACCACCAGCAGCTCGCTTTTCGAGGCGCGCCTCGGTTACGAGCAGTTCGGCGGCGAGGTCCATGCCTATAGCGTGGGGTTTGCACACGCCGATATCCTCGCGGTCAGGGAGTTTGCCGACAAGATCATCTTCAACTCGGTCTCTCAGCTCAAACGCTTCTATCCCGAGGTCGCTGGCCTCAACCTCGGACTGCGGGTCAACCCTAGGATCAGCTATTCGCGCTATGACCTGGCAGATCCGGCGCGCCGCTATTCCCGACTCGGTGTCATCGATAAGCAGGCGATCGTCGAGGTGCTCCCCTGGATTCGGGGGATCATGTTTCACTTCAACTGCGAAAACGACGATGTCGAGAACTTCTGCGCCGCACTCGCCACCATCGGCCAGGAATATGGCGATCTTCTGCACCACCTGGAATGGGTGAGCCTCGGCGGCGGGATTTCATTTACCCATGAGGGCTATCCGCTCGAGCCCTTATGCGCGGCCCTTAAATCATTCAACCAGCGCTTCGGGGTACAGGTCTATCTCGAACCGGGAGAGGCAGCGGTGACCCAAAGCACCGAGCTCGTCACCACAGTGCTCGATGTGGTGCATAACGAGATCGACATCGCCATCATCGACGCCTCGCTGGAGGCGCATCTGCTCGATCATCTGATCTATCGCACAACCCCCAAGCTTGCCAGCCCCGGCCCAGGCCCTTATCGCATAATGGTGGCCGGGCGCACCTGCCTGGCCGGCGATGTCTTCGGCGATTTCATGCTCGAGAGGCCCCTTGAGGTCGGAGATGAAGTCAGGATCGCTGATGCTGCGGCCTATAGCATGGTCAAGATGAACTGGTTCAACGGGGTGGCCATGCCCGCGATCGCCGTGCGTCGACTCGATGGACGCATTGAGCTCATCCGGTCGTTTGGCTATGACGATTTCAAACGCAGTCTGTCTTAA
- a CDS encoding class I SAM-dependent methyltransferase, giving the protein MARVRDNQIPYVHQCTYQYYADLIHYLAEQRGEIKHLCEVGVFLGGASVLLAQAAVDFDLTLDLIDLNPNYLGYTYELILRYIPEAAARVRAFHGDFPTYVEAGHIQRQEGSVFIQFDASHEFRFVLKDMVALRSAKEFIKSFAIQDTNLRSKEPENEIFVDLAVYAMFGFDVRYRPVGYTWSRDIWIGSDWELYLSKDRPEGFLIELVENRFGYPSDEV; this is encoded by the coding sequence ATGGCACGCGTTAGGGACAATCAGATCCCCTATGTGCATCAATGTACCTATCAGTATTATGCAGACCTCATCCATTATCTTGCCGAACAGCGGGGTGAGATCAAGCATCTCTGTGAGGTCGGTGTTTTTCTCGGCGGCGCCTCGGTATTGCTTGCCCAGGCTGCTGTTGACTTTGACCTGACCTTGGACCTGATCGACCTCAATCCCAATTATCTGGGATACACCTATGAGCTGATCCTGAGATATATCCCAGAGGCAGCAGCCAGGGTCAGGGCATTTCACGGAGACTTTCCAACCTATGTCGAGGCCGGTCATATCCAAAGGCAAGAGGGAAGCGTCTTTATCCAGTTCGATGCCTCGCATGAGTTTCGCTTTGTGCTCAAGGATATGGTCGCCTTGAGGTCGGCCAAGGAATTCATCAAATCATTTGCGATCCAGGATACAAACCTCAGGAGCAAGGAGCCGGAAAACGAGATCTTCGTCGATCTAGCGGTCTATGCGATGTTCGGGTTCGATGTACGCTATCGTCCCGTCGGCTATACATGGAGTCGGGACATCTGGATCGGCAGCGACTGGGAGCTTTATCTGTCCAAGGATAGACCCGAGGGCTTTCTCATCGAACTGGTTGAGAATCGCTTTGGCTATCCAAGCGATGAGGTCTAG
- the lpxA gene encoding acyl-ACP--UDP-N-acetylglucosamine O-acyltransferase, giving the protein MIHPTALVDPGAELDSTVQVGPYAVIGPAVQIDAGTWVGPHAVLKGPTRIGRDNRIFQFASVGEDPQDKKYGGEPTWLIMGNRNQIREFATIHRGTVQDQGVTRIGDDNLFMAYTHVAHDCRIGSQVILANAASLGGHVEVQDWAILGGFAIVHQFCRIGTHAFCAMGAVITQDVPPYVRVAGHPAQPHGINTEGLRRRGFTAETIQAIKRAYRTLYHANLRLEEALVRLQAMVENTPELQVLVEFIQQEGRGLIR; this is encoded by the coding sequence TTGATCCACCCTACCGCCCTGGTCGATCCGGGGGCTGAGCTTGATTCAACCGTCCAGGTCGGTCCCTATGCCGTGATCGGGCCAGCAGTCCAGATCGATGCGGGGACCTGGGTCGGACCACATGCGGTACTTAAGGGCCCGACGCGGATCGGGCGCGACAACCGCATCTTTCAGTTCGCCTCGGTGGGCGAGGACCCCCAGGACAAGAAATACGGCGGTGAGCCGACCTGGTTGATCATGGGCAACCGCAATCAGATACGCGAGTTCGCCACCATCCATCGCGGCACCGTCCAGGACCAGGGGGTAACCCGCATCGGCGACGATAATCTCTTCATGGCCTATACCCATGTCGCCCATGATTGTCGTATCGGCAGCCAGGTGATCCTTGCAAACGCGGCATCCCTGGGTGGACATGTCGAGGTCCAAGATTGGGCGATCTTGGGTGGGTTTGCCATCGTCCACCAGTTTTGTCGCATCGGGACTCATGCCTTTTGCGCCATGGGCGCGGTGATCACCCAGGACGTTCCGCCCTATGTCAGGGTCGCCGGGCACCCTGCCCAACCGCATGGGATCAATACTGAGGGACTGCGGCGGCGGGGTTTCACTGCCGAGACCATCCAGGCGATCAAGCGCGCCTATCGCACCCTTTATCATGCCAACCTCAGGCTGGAAGAGGCGCTGGTGCGGCTCCAGGCGATGGTCGAAAACACCCCCGAGTTGCAGGTATTGGTCGAGTTTATCCAGCAGGAAGGCCGTGGACTGATCCGCTGA
- the fabZ gene encoding 3-hydroxyacyl-ACP dehydratase FabZ: MDIHRILRLLPHRYPFLLVDRVIDYQVNDYLIALKNITFNEPFFTGHFPVRPVMPGVLIVEAMAQATGLLAMASRPDLVGERSLYYFVGIDKARFKRPVEPGDQLIMEVRLGPVRRGIWKFDGEARVDDKVVATAEIMCTARDFEA; the protein is encoded by the coding sequence ATGGATATCCATCGCATCCTTAGACTGCTGCCCCACCGTTATCCCTTTTTGCTGGTGGATCGAGTCATCGATTATCAGGTCAATGACTATCTGATCGCACTCAAGAATATCACCTTCAATGAACCATTTTTCACCGGCCATTTCCCGGTCCGTCCAGTGATGCCAGGGGTGCTAATCGTCGAGGCCATGGCCCAGGCGACAGGGCTCTTGGCGATGGCCTCGCGTCCGGACCTGGTCGGTGAAAGATCGCTCTATTATTTCGTCGGCATCGACAAGGCGCGTTTCAAGCGTCCAGTCGAGCCGGGCGATCAGCTCATCATGGAGGTGCGACTGGGACCGGTACGCCGCGGCATCTGGAAGTTCGACGGCGAGGCGCGCGTCGATGATAAGGTCGTCGCCACCGCTGAGATCATGTGTACGGCGCGGGATTTCGAGGCTTGA
- the xthA gene encoding exodeoxyribonuclease III, with protein sequence MLKIVSFNINGVRARPHQIEALKSGLDPDIIGLQESKVADTEFPLDWTQSLGYNAQIHGEKGHYGVALLSKHPPAAVTKGLPGDAETAQRRLIVGHYCLADGTELVVIDAYCPQGESRDHPVKFPAKEHFYQGLLEYLRTAFSPTQNLILMGDMNIAPLDLDIGIGEENAKRWLRTGKCAFLPEERQWFQALLDWGLIDAYRALYPEVSDRFSWFDYRSKGFEREPKRGLRIDHILISPPLRERLQDAGVSYEIRALERPSDHCPVWIALDLPPLSAS encoded by the coding sequence GTGCTTAAGATCGTTTCATTCAATATCAATGGCGTTCGCGCCCGCCCGCATCAGATCGAGGCGCTCAAGTCCGGACTTGATCCAGACATTATCGGCCTGCAGGAGTCCAAGGTAGCCGATACGGAGTTTCCGCTCGACTGGACCCAGTCCCTGGGCTATAACGCCCAAATCCATGGAGAAAAGGGGCACTATGGGGTCGCCCTGTTGAGTAAACACCCCCCTGCTGCGGTGACCAAGGGACTGCCCGGCGATGCTGAGACGGCGCAACGTCGGTTGATCGTTGGCCATTATTGCCTCGCCGATGGCACCGAACTCGTGGTGATCGATGCCTATTGCCCGCAGGGTGAATCGCGCGATCATCCCGTCAAGTTCCCAGCCAAGGAGCACTTTTATCAGGGGCTTTTAGAATATCTGCGCACTGCATTTAGCCCGACTCAGAATCTTATCCTGATGGGCGATATGAATATCGCGCCCTTGGATCTGGATATTGGGATTGGTGAAGAGAATGCCAAACGCTGGTTGCGTACCGGCAAATGCGCCTTTCTTCCTGAGGAACGCCAGTGGTTTCAGGCCTTGCTCGACTGGGGGTTGATCGATGCCTATCGCGCCCTCTATCCTGAGGTCAGCGATAGATTCAGCTGGTTTGATTATCGCTCGAAGGGGTTTGAGCGCGAGCCTAAACGGGGTCTGCGCATCGATCATATTTTGATCTCGCCCCCCTTGCGCGAACGCCTGCAGGATGCAGGGGTCTCTTATGAGATCCGCGCTTTGGAAAGGCCCTCGGATCATTGCCCGGTCTGGATCGCCTTGGATCTCCCGCCGCTCAGTGCATCCTGA
- a CDS encoding saccharopine dehydrogenase family protein, protein MKKNLLIIGAGGVAHVAAHKAAMYNDELGDICIASRTLSKCEGIIESIQRKGHLKDPAKRLYARQINALDIPATVDLIKETQSEIVINLGQAFLNMSVLEACLETGAAYIDTAIHEEPDKVCENPPWYANYEWKRKDRCMEKGITAILGAGFDPGVVNAYCALAVKHHFDKIETIDILDVNAGRHGKYFATNFDPEINFREFIKVWTWIDRRWKEYPTHTVKRVWEFPVVGQQPIYLNGHDELHSLSKNIDADSIRFWMGFGDHYINVFTVLRTLGFLSHLPVKLANGQEVVPLKVTKALLPDPMTLAPNYTGKTCIGNIVKGWKDGKRRELFIYQVSDHKACYEEVESQAISYTAGVPPVAAARLIANGAWDVKTMVNVEELDPDPFIALLDQMGLPTDYKEIEPDSPASFNGTVRDLETEIAESTVTVTVSAADPMIAVRPKQSP, encoded by the coding sequence ATGAAGAAGAACCTATTGATCATCGGCGCCGGCGGCGTCGCCCATGTCGCCGCGCATAAAGCGGCCATGTACAATGACGAACTCGGCGACATCTGCATCGCCTCGCGCACCCTCTCTAAATGCGAGGGGATCATCGAGAGTATCCAACGCAAGGGTCATCTCAAGGACCCAGCGAAGAGGCTCTATGCGCGCCAGATCAATGCCCTCGACATCCCAGCCACCGTCGATCTCATCAAGGAGACCCAATCGGAGATCGTGATCAATCTGGGTCAGGCCTTTCTCAATATGTCGGTCCTCGAGGCCTGTCTTGAAACCGGGGCCGCCTATATCGATACCGCTATCCACGAGGAGCCAGACAAGGTCTGTGAGAATCCACCCTGGTATGCCAACTATGAATGGAAGCGCAAGGACCGCTGTATGGAAAAGGGCATAACGGCGATCCTCGGAGCAGGCTTCGATCCGGGTGTGGTCAACGCCTATTGCGCGCTTGCAGTCAAGCACCATTTCGACAAGATCGAGACCATCGATATTCTTGATGTCAATGCCGGCAGACACGGCAAGTATTTCGCCACCAATTTCGATCCCGAGATCAACTTCCGCGAATTCATCAAGGTATGGACCTGGATCGATCGGCGGTGGAAAGAATACCCGACCCATACCGTCAAGCGCGTCTGGGAGTTCCCTGTCGTCGGCCAACAGCCAATCTATCTCAACGGCCATGACGAGCTCCATTCGCTGTCGAAAAACATCGATGCCGATAGCATCCGCTTCTGGATGGGCTTTGGCGATCATTACATCAATGTCTTCACTGTCCTGCGCACCCTGGGCTTTTTATCGCATCTACCGGTCAAACTGGCCAATGGTCAGGAGGTCGTGCCCTTAAAAGTGACCAAGGCCCTCTTGCCCGATCCCATGACGCTTGCGCCCAATTACACCGGTAAGACCTGTATCGGTAACATCGTCAAGGGGTGGAAGGACGGCAAGCGCCGTGAGCTCTTTATCTATCAGGTCTCGGACCACAAGGCCTGCTATGAAGAGGTTGAATCGCAAGCGATCAGCTATACGGCCGGTGTGCCGCCGGTCGCGGCAGCGCGGCTGATCGCCAATGGTGCTTGGGATGTCAAGACCATGGTCAATGTCGAGGAGCTCGATCCAGATCCGTTCATCGCCCTCCTCGATCAGATGGGTCTGCCGACCGACTACAAAGAGATCGAGCCGGACAGCCCAGCATCATTCAATGGCACGGTGCGCGATCTCGAGACCGAGATCGCCGAATCCACGGTCACGGTCACTGTCTCGGCAGCTGATCCCATGATTGCGGTGAGACCCAAGCAGTCACCTTAA
- a CDS encoding arginine/lysine/ornithine decarboxylase — protein MRFRFPVVIIDEDFRSENASGLGIRALAKAIEDEGLEVLGVTSYGDLASFAQQQSRASCFILSIDDEEFGNGSPEEVQTALAELRGFVREVRLRNEDIPIFLYGETRTSRHIPNDILKELHGFIHMFEDTPEFIARYVAREARAYLDSLPPPFFRALTHYAADSSYSWHCPGHSGGVAFLKSPVGQMFHQFFGENMLRADVCNAVDELGQLLDHSGPVADSERNAARIFHCDHLFFVTNGTSTSNKIVWHSTVAPDDVVVVDRNCHKSVLHAIIMTGAIPVFLMPTRNHYGIIGPIPLDEFRPENVRRKIAANPFAKDRTARPRLLTITQSTYDGILYNVETIKSLLDGEIDTLLFDEAWLPHAAFHDFYVGMHAIGKDRKRCRESMVFATQSTHKLLAGLSQASQILVQESETRQLDRGSFIEAYLMHSSTSPQYAIIASCDVAAAMMEPPGGTALVHESILEALDFRRAMRKVDDEYGEDDWWFKVWGPDYLAEEGIGSREDWMLHAGERWHGFGEIAPGFNMLDPIKATVITPGLDVDGEFAESGIPAAIVTKYLAEHGIVVEKTGLYSFFIMFTIGITKGRWNTLVTELQQFKDDYDRNQPLWRVLPEFVQQYPRYEKIGLRDLCDQIHGIYKANDVARLTTDMYLSDIIPVLKPSVAFAKMAHREIDRVPIDELDGRVTSVLLTPYPPGIPLLIPGERFNATIVRYLQFAREFNTRFPGFETDIHGLVKKEIDGKVSYFVDCVRMH, from the coding sequence ATGCGTTTTCGCTTTCCGGTCGTGATCATCGACGAGGACTTCCGCTCCGAGAATGCGAGCGGCCTGGGAATCCGCGCGCTTGCCAAGGCAATCGAGGACGAGGGTCTAGAAGTGCTCGGGGTCACGAGCTATGGTGATCTCGCATCCTTTGCCCAGCAGCAAAGCCGCGCCTCTTGTTTCATCCTCTCGATCGACGACGAGGAGTTCGGCAATGGCTCGCCAGAGGAGGTCCAGACGGCGCTCGCAGAGCTACGTGGGTTCGTGCGCGAGGTACGGCTGCGCAATGAAGACATCCCGATCTTTCTCTATGGCGAGACCCGCACCTCGCGTCATATTCCAAACGATATCCTCAAGGAGCTGCATGGCTTTATCCATATGTTCGAGGATACGCCCGAGTTTATCGCGCGCTATGTCGCGCGCGAGGCGCGGGCCTATCTCGACAGCCTTCCTCCGCCCTTCTTTCGGGCACTCACCCATTATGCTGCCGATAGCTCCTATTCTTGGCATTGTCCAGGCCATTCGGGTGGTGTTGCCTTTTTAAAAAGCCCGGTCGGCCAGATGTTTCATCAATTCTTTGGCGAGAACATGTTACGCGCCGATGTCTGTAATGCAGTGGATGAACTCGGTCAATTGCTCGATCATTCGGGGCCGGTAGCCGATTCAGAGCGCAATGCGGCGCGGATCTTTCATTGCGATCATCTGTTCTTCGTCACCAATGGCACCTCCACCTCAAATAAGATCGTCTGGCATTCCACCGTGGCTCCGGATGATGTCGTCGTGGTCGATCGCAATTGTCACAAATCGGTCTTACATGCCATCATTATGACCGGGGCGATCCCGGTATTTCTGATGCCGACCCGCAACCATTATGGGATCATCGGCCCTATCCCGTTGGATGAGTTCCGGCCTGAGAATGTCCGGCGCAAGATCGCTGCCAACCCATTTGCCAAGGACCGCACTGCCCGCCCGCGCCTGCTCACGATCACCCAGAGCACCTATGACGGGATCCTCTATAACGTCGAGACCATCAAATCGCTGCTCGACGGCGAGATCGATACCCTCTTATTCGATGAGGCCTGGCTGCCGCATGCCGCCTTTCATGATTTCTATGTCGGGATGCATGCCATCGGCAAGGACCGCAAACGTTGCCGTGAATCCATGGTCTTTGCCACCCAATCGACGCACAAGCTTTTAGCGGGCCTCTCCCAGGCATCGCAGATCCTGGTTCAGGAATCCGAAACCCGCCAACTCGATCGCGGTAGTTTCATCGAGGCCTATCTGATGCATTCATCGACCAGTCCGCAATATGCCATCATCGCCTCCTGCGATGTGGCGGCGGCGATGATGGAGCCCCCAGGCGGGACGGCGCTGGTGCACGAATCGATCCTCGAGGCCCTGGATTTTCGGCGCGCCATGCGCAAGGTCGATGACGAATACGGTGAAGATGATTGGTGGTTTAAGGTCTGGGGGCCGGATTATCTCGCTGAAGAGGGGATCGGCAGCCGCGAGGATTGGATGCTCCATGCCGGGGAACGCTGGCATGGCTTTGGCGAGATCGCACCCGGGTTCAATATGCTCGACCCCATCAAGGCTACGGTCATCACCCCGGGCCTCGATGTCGATGGCGAGTTCGCTGAATCCGGCATCCCCGCGGCGATCGTGACCAAGTATTTGGCCGAGCATGGCATCGTAGTTGAAAAGACGGGGCTGTATTCGTTTTTTATTATGTTTACCATCGGCATCACCAAGGGCCGGTGGAATACCTTGGTGACCGAATTACAGCAATTCAAGGATGATTATGATCGCAATCAGCCGCTATGGCGGGTCCTGCCCGAGTTCGTCCAACAATACCCGCGTTATGAAAAAATCGGGTTGCGCGATCTTTGCGATCAGATCCACGGGATCTATAAGGCCAATGATGTCGCGCGTCTGACCACAGACATGTATCTCTCAGACATCATCCCTGTATTAAAACCCTCCGTCGCCTTTGCCAAGATGGCCCATCGCGAGATCGATCGCGTACCGATTGACGAACTCGATGGACGGGTGACCAGTGTCTTGCTTACCCCCTACCCACCCGGGATCCCGCTCCTGATTCCAGGGGAGCGATTTAATGCCACCATCGTGCGCTATCTCCAATTTGCGCGCGAGTTTAACACCCGGTTTCCGGGTTTTGAGACCGATATCCACGGTCTCGTCAAAAAAGAGATCGACGGCAAGGTCAGTTATTTCGTCGATTGCGTCAGGATGCACTGA